In Hippopotamus amphibius kiboko isolate mHipAmp2 chromosome 6, mHipAmp2.hap2, whole genome shotgun sequence, the genomic window TTTTGTTATTTACTTTCTTTACCTGTGAAACAGGGATTGTAATGGTGCCTCCTTCTTAgagttcttgtgaggattaaataggttAAGTAAAACCTAGAACATATAACCAAGTGTCCTTgttgttctctattttatttacattttctctatttttatttatattatcacCTCAGTCTGGATACTGTTGACTGCCTAGGAGCCATCAGCATTAGCAGTCATTTGTATTTAGGAAACAAGATTTTATCCTACAGGACTGAACAGTATTAGATAAGGACAAAGATGTTGGAGACTGCTGGTTCTAGACATCATTTAGTCCATGTTACATCTTCTCCTATCTGTAAATAACAGAGAGCAACACCATCCCAGAGCTCTTTTTGAGGCTAGGCATATAGAAATGAGAATCTGAATCACATGCTGCTGTGCTACAAGGAGCAATAGTATTAAGTGTGGAGCTGGAAACTCACCCCCTCCATCTAGACTGGGCCTCTGTGCTGGATGGGAGGCCTACTCCTCTCGCAGGAAAGCCCCCACCCTAGAAGGCAAGTCAGACACGCCACAATCCACCTGGCTCCAACCATCATGTCATAGTCTTACCTGCCTTCCGCagaggctttgtgtgtgtgtgtgtgtgtgtgtgtgtgtgtgtgtatgtattaataACCAAGGGCTTAGTCTTCTGTAATACAATATTAACATCTTAGATTTGTAAGATTTGTAAATCTAGTAGTGCAAGTCTGCCAATTTTGTTATTATTCAAGATTGTCTGTTGCAGTTCCAAGTCTAgcgttttcatataaattttagaatcagcttatgaacttctaccaaaaagaaaaaagaaagcttgctgagattttgattgcgATTGCACTCAGTAGATCAATTTGAGGTCTACTGACATCTTAACATTGAGAGTTCTAACCCATAGACATGCTATATCTctccctttaatttctttctgagtTGTAACTTTAGTTCATTTCCATCCACTGCAATTTCAGATGTCTTGCTTAGGGACTGAATTGCTTCCGCCAGCCAGGCTTAGGCATCTAAGGCCCCGAGACGAGAGGATCTCTCTACCTTTTCGTCCCACCTGCAACTTTCCCTAAGGCCACCAAGTCAGCCCCAGCCAATTAGGGGAGAACTAGCTGGTGGGGAGAACTGACTCAGCATTTCAGTTGCTGATGTTTCCAAACCAGGTTCATTTGCCTGAGAACACAGCAAGCCAAACACTGAGATGTggaggtttgcagcagagaaagggttTATTCACAAAGCAGCCAAGACAAAAGAACAAATCACAAATTCACCTCCCAAAAGACAAGGGGCTCACGATATTTATGAGATAAAgaagcagggtggcctgaggagtGGAGAatgtggggaaaggtgattggagaTAAGAAAAAAGTGAGGTAATGGTCGTTCTGCGCAGGCACAAATAAGCTACATGCTTCTTCATGGGACGAATGTTCAGAATATGGTGGCCTTAGCATCCTCTGAGGGTGGGGTTTTTGACCCTCTGACAGCACATGGTCACCAGTCAGGCACTCATGCATGCCCGGTTGCAGGGTCAGTAATCCCAACCAGTCTTCACTGGCTGGAGCACCAACTGGACCATAGCTGACTCCaagtttctgaaaaacaaattggGCAAACACCTTAGAACTCCTACGTCAGAGCTTCTATCTATAGGGGTGGTGAGGGGCCTTGCAACTTATTGTTTAGGCTGTGTGATGCTTGGAGGACACGGaagtttttataaaaacaattaaaacaagCTTGATCAGTGAAGGCAGGttacagtttattatttattaagcaaGTTATAGTTTAATGGATCTAACTGATGACTACCCTCGGTTTCACAGTTTCTTATCCACCGTGCCAGCTCACATGTGGCTGTTAAAAGTTTGGCTGGTTTCTTCCTCTTTGTCCCAGAAGTTCCTTTGCCTGTGCCTATGCAAGGCTTGCTTCTCCACCTGCCAGTCTCCAAACTTGAAAAATGCCACCGGACATGAAAATGCCCACTGGTCTCTCCTTATTTAGGAAGGGCTAGTCCAATTCTAGAATTTAATTCTACTGGCCCTCTTCACATCCACAACTCTCTGGGAGATTTAAGGGAAAATGcaattgttgttttgtttttcagtcatGCAGCTTGTTgcgagatctcagttccccaactagggattgaacacAGGTCAtgacagtgaaagcccagaatcttaaccactaggccaccagggagctccccaaaatgcaatattttaaaacactattttttcttagtgttttcaTGGTATTTATAGTAAGAGCAATGTTCTTTTGCAACCTTCTACATCCAACCTGAAAACAGAATCAAAAATAGGcatttctaaaaacaaattaGACAAGTTAGacgatccttttttaaaaaatatgagtcAACCTGTTAGGAGAAAGAGGAGTCTACGCTTTAATTCTTCTCccaacaagaaacacaaaaacctaCATTTTATGTTGTGTCATAGTGAGCACTAAATTTAATcaactaaattttaattttatttctcttgataCCAAATCTGGTGGCAGGtaaactgatatttttttcttttcacaatatTTCAGATTTTGAATATTTGAACTTTCCATCAGAATAATGTCAAATGACAGCACAAAATCAGAACAGTCATCTAGAATTCATCAGAAAAATGATCCACAACAGGTCTCTGATAGAACATTTTTCATTGACGCTTGTAATCAGAGCTTACTTACCATTCCAGCGGAGATTTTAGGATTAAGAGAATTAGAGGAAGTGCATCTAGAAAACAACCAGATTGCAGAAATCCCCAAGGATATTCAGCATTTAAGGAATGTCAAGATCCTCTACCTGAACAAGAACCAGCTGAAGAATTTGTGCCCGGAGCTGGGGAAGCTGAGCAACCTGGAGGGCCTGGACCTGAGCGACAACCCGCTCCCAGCCTGGTCCCTTCCGGTGCTCAGCAGCGTCCGCCAGCTGCGTGAGCTCCGCCTCTACCGCACGCACCTGGCGGAGATCCCAGTCGTCCTCTGTAAGCTCCTTCACCACCTCGAGCTGCTCGGACTGGCGGGAAACTACCTGAACTCTCTGCCCAAGGAAATAGTGAACCAGACCAAACTGAGGGAGATCCACCTGAAGCAAAACCAGTTTGAAGTTTTCCCTCTGGAGCTGTGTAGTCTCTACAACCTGGAGATCATCGACCTGGATGAGAACAAGCTAAGCGTCATCCCAGAAGAGATTGGGAACCTGACGAAGCTGAAGAAGTTTTACCTGGCGTACAACAGCCTGCCTGTTCTCCCGGAGTCGCTGTGCCAGTGTACCGAGCTGTCAGTGCTGGATTTATCCTACAACCGCCTGCACTCCATCCCGCAGACCCTGGCCGAGCTCTCACAGGTGACGGAGCTTGGGCTGAGCGGCAACCATCTGGAGAAGGTGCCGCACCTCCTCTGCAGGTGGACCTCGCTGCACCTGCTCTACCTGCGCAACACCGGCCTGCGGCTGCTGCGCCGCTCCTTCCGGCGCTTGCTTAACCTGCGCTTCCTCGATCTCAGCCAGAACTATCTGGAACGCTGTCCGCTGCAGATCTGTGCGCTGAAGAACCTGGAAGTCCTGGCGCTGGATGATAGTAAAATATGCCAGGTACTGATTCCCTTCCTGGCTATCATTATGCTCCCATAAAGGGCCCTTCCGGCCCTAAATTGGTGTAGTTCTGTGTCTAAACATCAGAAAATTCGAACTGAGTTTATGGGTGAAAATCCGGCGCTAACAGATATATTCAACAAGGTCACCATTTATgttactcccccctccccccccccccaagaacaGCAATAGTGATTATAAATAGTAGCGGATGTTTGTTTACAATATTCATGTACCAGTCGCTGGGTACATGTTTTACATGTGTAGATATTACCCCATTTAATCCTGGTAATAACTTTTCGATGTGGGTGATGTTATCATCAATGAtctatgaggaaaatgaggcatggGGAGCTTAGCTAAATTGTCAAGGCCACACACCTGTACCTGATGTCAGGATGCCAACCCACAGCACTGGGTTGCAGGGTTCATCTTCTTAACAAAGACCACCTCTTAACAGGGTTTCCTGAAACAGTAGTTTTCTGACACACAACTTTAGGCCTTAACGTTCCATTCGTGGGGAACTGCAAACCAGATTTGTCCCTAGAGAAACCCTCCCACGTGTATGCAGGGTGGTGTGTTCAGAAATGCTCATCATAGTATTGTCGATAATCATGACATACAGGAGATAATCTAAATGTCAGTTGGTAGAGGAATTCGCaagtaaattgtggtatatttgtaAACTGGAATACTGTACAATAATTTAAGTGAACTGGAGTTATATGTGCCAATGTGGGTAGATCTCAAAATTGTGATGTTTACTAAAAAGTAAAACACCTAATTGcaaaatattatacatacataaatctTTAATCACACAAAACTACATATACACAAGATACATTTTATggatatttttacatataataaaagtataaaaatatgtactggaaaaaaactcacaaaattcCTAATAGTGGCTGCCTCTTGGAAGAGGGAGGAAGTTAAGGAAATGAGGATAGGATCATAAGTCAACTTTAATTgcagaatttcattttgtttattaacGAAAGGTTGGGGCAGCAGATacaggtgctttttttttaaattttatgtttttattcaagtatagttgatttgcaatgtcgtgttagtttcaggtgtacagcaaagtgattcagttgtgtatatatgtttctcagattcttttccattataggttattacaagatattgaatatttatttttttaatatttgaaaatttaaaacaacagagTTCTGTTAAAAGCAAAAGACAactgtagagagagagaaagggaggttTGGAAGTCAACAACAGTAACCAAATAATAGGTCTCTTTTTCCTGGCCATGAACACCACTCTCATGTGTACCTCCTACCTTATAAAAGTCCTAACcttaaagttgtttttgttttttgttcttttttaatcttttgcttGACTTTCAATTTCTAGAACTTTGGGGACTTTTTTGGTCTTCCTCATTGCTAGGGAGTTTTGAAACTGCCTTTCAGGAAGTAAACATTTTGGTGATGACTTTAAGATTTAGGAAGAGAATCTAGCACTTAACCTCTACTTAGGTAGCATCCCACCTTGGAGGATTTTAGAGGTTCTATGAAAAGCCCTCTGTCCATCTCCCAATGCTTCTGCCACTCATGTTCCTAGTGAACAACGTCTGTCATTCCACAGTGGCAGCGAAGGGCTCAAAATATAAAGTGTCCTTGGGAAGTGTAATACGGTTCACTTAAATCCTATTGTGCCATGAATGATACCCAACCCTTTCCTGTGAGATATTTTAAGAGATCAGGGTGGAGAAGGGAATCACACACAGGTGGCTCCTTAACAGAGATTAGCCTCATCCACTACCAAGTTTTACTGCATGTCAAGCTGCACTGAAATGTGAGCACGTTCACTGTTATGTTGAACATGAAAATCTCCATGTACCAGGGCTTATTATTCTTCAGCCCTTATGAtggtatttctgtgtttttttgtcttccttttttaattgCCTATGACGCCAGTCCCTCCAGCAACCTGTCAATGCATTTCTCTCTATAATGACACATGGCCTTTGAGCCaactccttctctctcccaccccaaaaTTTACCTCATGGGCTTCTGGCGCTGGAAGCCTGGCCAGCAGCTTTTGCTTGCCCAGATGGAGGCAAAAATAGTTGACTTTCAGTGTGTATCTCGATGAATTTTATTTGTATGGTACATTTCTATTGTTGACGGAAAAAAGATGGACAacttaaaagttgagaattatgttttacttGGCGGACAAAACTGAGAaccacagcctctcagatagctcagAGGGACTGCTCTgcagaggtaagggaggagccaggatatataggactTTTTGCAAAAAAGACCAGGTAGTGGGACCTTCAAAAAattactgttaaagaaaaccagcTCCTCAAGCTAATAAATTTAGTACTTTTCTATTtataggaagatgcaagagtctgggctcattgaaatcattcctttgatatgcaccttggctatctagggccagtatcctgtgctttcccaTCCTGCATTCTTTTAGGGCTCCATGtctggtggctgcagtggctcgatggctgcaacatcctttgtttactgacctgacaggcaacatttttcattcacactaTTAAGGGAGAAAACTCAACCTCAGAATGGCTACAGCTCAGCTATAGTGTCAGCAATAATTGTCCTCATTTGGCACTCTGCATGTTTTCTGTACATCCAGATTTACTTCCACTATACTTTAGTATGACTACAATGGGATTCATTATTGGTTCTTGAatatcctgaaaaaaaatctttaaacattCAATGggcttttgaaaaagaaaagcttaacCTATGAGCTAAGCTAACAACGCGTGAAATGACTAGATTATGATGAAGTGGTTGGATTGAAAACTCTTTCCCCATTATTTTGGACTGCACTGAATGTAGATGCTTTGCACGGAACGGATCTAAGGGCCTGATGAAGAATTTTGAAATAGCCAAGAAAGGAAGCTTACATATCAGTTTCTCTGAAAGGTGTCTTGTtctgagtgttttttttaatgtaaataaataaaactgtaaacattttataatatttttaagaaaatgagccCTCACCCTATccaataaagaggaaaatgtcttcTGGCAGATTCCAGGAGTGTGATAAGTCAAAAGTAAGCCCACTCTATGGGTAGTCTATTTACTAATGATCTGTTCCACCTATCTATAGAGAGCTTGGGCTGAACTGAACTCTACTAACCATCCTCATGAAAAGGAGAGTGGCAGATTAGGAAACAGGTGGGAGGAAAGCACAAGGGCTAATGCAGGGACCTGTGAAGAAGGATTTCCCAGTGAGGAATAAAGCCAGATAAGGgaactatatttcaaaatgagtTAAGAAGCTATTAAGATACAGAGTTGGGCCTTTTTTCCAACAAGAAAATAGGTATTTCTGTAACATAATAAGGTGATTATGTCACATATTTTGAGTGAGATTTTTCATGTGGTTCCAGAGGGCCAGAAAGAGGCCAAGAGGTAGATGTATTAGTAACACAGATTTTGGGTTGACAGGAGAAGGAAATCTGATATGGAGTGGTCTTCATTCAATGAGCTTTTCATCCCAGGAGGTGGTGTTAAAATATGGGCTGGATGGCTGGCTATGGAACATATTCAGCTGCTATATTAGAGGGTTAGAATAGGGAGCTTTTTAAAGCTTTCCAACTCTGAAAGTCTGGGAGTCTATGAAATGCATGCCTACTACCAAGACACACAGCCTTGGGGTTCACTGGAGTGCAGAAGATATAGTTGTAATagtcttcattttttccttccaacTGAGATTTTAAGTAAAGTTTCAAAATTGCTGAGCTAAAGCCTTTTAGGGTGAGAGATCATGTCCCTAAATTGATCAGTTCCAATAACTGAATTAACTATGAATATTACAGTTGCAATATTACACTTATAAGCTTAGTACTTTTTCTTTCACTAGTGTCAAGCATTTGCTACACTACAGTTTAAAAATTTGCAATAAGGTAGGTTAAAGATTGCTCTAATTTTATCCAGTGCATAAAAGTAAAGAGCAGAGAGGCTGGGGGAAAAGACAACTCCAGACTTTAGATCTACAAGTATAAATACTATATATGCAAACAAATGGGCCAACTTTTCATCAGTAGGAGATGCTAAATTGCtctactttttttaaacaatctgcCTCAAAACCAAAAGccctatttattttcttaccGTTAAAAATAATCTTGACCTGAAACTTATCTTTTTGTAATACTTCCAGTTACCTTCAGACTTTGGTTTACTTTCAAAACTGAAGATTCTTGGACTAACCGGAA contains:
- the LRRIQ4 gene encoding leucine-rich repeat and IQ domain-containing protein 4; this encodes MSNDSTKSEQSSRIHQKNDPQQVSDRTFFIDACNQSLLTIPAEILGLRELEEVHLENNQIAEIPKDIQHLRNVKILYLNKNQLKNLCPELGKLSNLEGLDLSDNPLPAWSLPVLSSVRQLRELRLYRTHLAEIPVVLCKLLHHLELLGLAGNYLNSLPKEIVNQTKLREIHLKQNQFEVFPLELCSLYNLEIIDLDENKLSVIPEEIGNLTKLKKFYLAYNSLPVLPESLCQCTELSVLDLSYNRLHSIPQTLAELSQVTELGLSGNHLEKVPHLLCRWTSLHLLYLRNTGLRLLRRSFRRLLNLRFLDLSQNYLERCPLQICALKNLEVLALDDSKICQLPSDFGLLSKLKILGLTGNQFSSFPEEILSLESLEKLYIGQDQGAKLTHLPECIRRLQSLKELYIENNHLEYLPVSLGSMPNLEVFDCRHNLIKQLPDVICQAQALKELRLEDNLITRLPENLDILVNLKVLTLMGNPMEEPPMMVCGKGTEAIWAYLKERRNMSAMATKIQAWWRGIMVRKGLGKFEDLLKLQKKGRHSPKDKKGKKDVKGKPVKKNKK